Part of the Flavobacterium sp. KS-LB2 genome is shown below.
AACCAGCAACACAAAAAAGTAAAGCGGCTATGCAACAAATGCTTTCTTATGGATTGCCAATAGCGGAGCTAAAAGTCGCGGTACAAAACCAATTAGACGACCAAATTGCTCTTATAAACGGAGATAATCTGAAAACAGATTACCGTAAAGTGGTAGGAGATAATCCAGACGATATTACTGACACAAAATACGGGAACAACAATGTGATGGGGCCAGACAAGAACGAAATTCTTCACGGAACGCACGTTGCCGGAATTGTTGCTCAAACTAGAAACAATACACTTGGCGGAGACGGTGTTGCTAATAACGTTCAAATTCTTACTGTTCGTGCTGTGCCAGATGGTGATGAGTATGATAAAGATATCGCATTAGGAATTCGCTATGCAGTAGACAATGGTGCGAAAGTTATCAACGGAAGTTTTGGAAAAAGTTTTTCTCCACACAAACAATGGGTTTATGATGCGATAAAATATGCGGAGAAAAAAGATGTATTAATTGTTCACGCTGCTGGAAATGATGCGAAAGATATTGATTATGCAGAGAATTTCCCTAACGATTCTGAAGATAAAGTAACCGAGTTTGCGGATAATTTAATCACAATTGGTGCTTTGAATTTTGAATACGGTAATAAAGTGGTGGCTCGTTTTTCTAACATTGGAAAAATTAATGTTGACGTTTTTGCTCCGGGTGTAAAAATCTACGCAACAACTCCAAACAATACTTATAAATATTTACAAGGAACTTCAATGGCTGCACCAAATGCTGCCGGAGTTGCTGCATTAATTCGTTCGTATTACCCAAAATTATCTGCTCAACAAGTAAAACACATCTTAATGGATTCTGGTGTTGCTATTTCAACAGATGTTATTGTAGGAGGAAAAGCAGCTGATACGCGCTCTTTTACTACTTTGTCTAAATCAGGAAAAATAGTAAACGCATACAATGCTTTATTGATGGCTGAAAAAATGTCAAAATAAACACATTAAACTTAATTTTATGGAAGGGCAATTTGTCCTTCCATTTTTATTTCAATCAAATATGAAAAAAATAATTTTATTTTCCTTTTTCTCAATAAGTTTTGGAAGTCTTTTGGCTCAAAACACTTCGTATTGGCAACAAAAGGTCGATTATAAAATGGAGGTATCCATGGATGTAAAAACATACCAATACAAAGGAAAACAGGAATTGGTTTACACCAATAATTCTCCTGATACGTTGAGAAAAGTGTACTATCACTTATTCAATAATGCCTTTCAGCCGGGAAGCGAAATGGATGCTAGAATTCAAAGTATCAAAGATCCAGACGGCAGAATGGTCACTAAAGTAAAAGTGGGCGATAAAGAAGTCAAAGAAAGCCGAATTAAAAATTTGAAACCAAATGAAATTGGTTATTTGCGAATTTCTAATTTCAAACAGGATGGAATAGTAGCTGCTGCAAAAGAGATTGGGACTATTCTTGAAGTGACTTTGGCTCAACCTATTTTACCCAATTCAAAAACTACATTCACATTAGATTTTGATGGTCAGGTTCCCATTCAGATTCGTCGTTCTGGAAGAAATAATGCCGAAGGCGTAGAGTTGTCAATGGCACAATGGTATCCAAAACTAGCCGAATTTGACTTTGAAGGTTGGCACGCAGATCCTTACATTGCCAGAGAATTTCATGGTGTTTGGGGGAATTTTGATGTCAAAATCACGATTGATAAAAACTACGTTTTAGGTGGAACGGGTTATTTGCAAAATAAAAATGAAATTGGTTTTGGTTACCAAGATCAAGGTGTGGTTGTATCTGTACCCAAGAAAACGAAAACATTGACTTGGCATTTTAATGCACCAATGGTTCATGATTTTACTTGGGCTGCTGATAAGGATTATATTCACGATGTGGCGAAAGGGCCTAACGGAGTCGATATTCATTTCTTGTATAAAAACAATCCAAAATATATTGAAAATTGGAAAAACCTTCAGCCCAAAACAGTACAGTTGATGGAGATTTACAACAAAACGGTTGGGGAATATCCGTACAAACAATACTCTGTAATTCAAGGTGGCGATGGCGGAATGGAATATGCCATGTGTACATTGATTTTAGGGCAAGGTACTTTTGACGGCTTGCTTGGCGTAACTGCACACGAAATGGCGCACTCTTGGTTCCAACATGTTTTGGCTTCCAATGAATCCAAACACGGTTGGATGGACGAAGGGTTTACTTCGTTCCTTGAAGATTTTGGACTAAATGAAATTGCCGATAAAAAAGTAGAAAATCCATTTAAGGGAGCGTATTCAGGATATTTTTCAATGGTAAATTCAGGTAAAGAATTACCACAAGGTACGCATGCAGATCGTTTTGACGAAAATAGAGTATATAGCATTACATCGTATAGCAAAGGTGAACTTTTCCTAACTCAATTGATTTATCTAATAGGAAAAGAGAATTTGATGAAAACTTTGAAAAAGTATTACAGCGATTTTAAATTCAAACACCCTACGCCAAATGATATCAAAAGATCAGCTGAGCGAATTTCAGGTGCCAATTTAGATTGGTATTTGACAGATTGGACACAAACGACCAACACTATTGATTACGGCATCAAAGAAGTAGCAGAAAATGCAGGACAAACCAAGGTGGTTTTAGAAAGAATTGGAAGAATGCCAATGCCAATAGATTTGACTGTGGAATATACTGATGGAACATCGGAAAGTTTTTACATTCCGTTGCGCATGATGAGTTTCGAAAAAGAAAACCCTAATCCGGCAGTAAAAAGAACAGTACTTTCTGATTGGGCTTGGGCGTATCCAACGTTTGAATTCAACATTGCGAAACCCAAAGCTTCTATCAAGAAAATAACGATTGATTCAAGTGGATTAATGGCAGATTTGAAAAAGGAGAATAATACATACGAGATAAAATAATCTTTATTTTATGGATATTAAGTACAATCAAACTACTGCATCAATTGAAATCAAAGATGGTTTGAAAAATCATTTTTTTATTGTGAAATTGCTTTTGATTATAACTTTTATAAATGCAGTTTTAAATTTATCCAATCCTCAGGTAGCTTTTGGATTTATGAAATTAATTTGGTTGATTATTGGCATGATTGCTGCTTTTGGGCTTCGAAATTATTTTTTTAGAAAAACGGGTTTAGATAAAATTACAGTAGATCAAATTGTGGGAATCAAAGAGCGTGTTTCATTTAATAAAATTATATATTTTATTCAGCTGAAAAATGGAAAAACAAGAGATCTTTTAGAAGTTAAATCGGAATCACAGTTTAAGGAAGTGAAAAAGCTGCTAGCAGAAATTAGCTCAAAATAAAAAAATGCCGCAAAACATAAATTTTGCGGCATTTTTTATGCTTAGTAGATCTATTTCAAATGCTCAAGCATATCGGTAGTCATGCTTTCCAAATCAAATTTGTGTTTCCATCCCCAGTCTTTTCTGGCCTCAGCGTCATCTATACTTGCTGGCCAGCTGTCGGCTATTTTTTGACGGAAGTCCGGCTCATAAGTAATGGTAAATTCTGGAATGTGTTTCTGGATTTCGGCAGCAATCTCCGTTGGTGTAAAGCTCATGGCCGCTAGATTGTACGACGAATGAATTTTTATTTTGTCAACTGGCGCTTGCATAATTTGGATGGTCGCAGCAATCGCATCGTCCATATACATCATCGGCATTTTAGTTTCCGAGGATAAAAAACATTCGTATGTTTTATCTGAAAGTGCTTTGTGAAAAATATCCACCGCATAATCCGTAGTTCCGCCACCAGGAGGCGATGACCAGCTGATTAAACCTGGATAACGGATGCTTCTTACATCTACACCAAAGATGTTATGGTAGTATTCGCACCATCTTTCGCCAGCTTGTTTGCTGATTCCGTACACCGTTGATGGCTCCATAATCGTGTATTGAGGCGTTTTTTCTTTTGGAGTTGTGGGTCCAAAAACGGCAATACTCGAAGGCCAGAATATTTTTTTTATTTTTCCAGCTTTCGCCAAATTCAAAACATGAAATAAGGAATTCATATTCAAGTCCCAAGCAAATGCAGGGTTTTTCTCGGCTGTAGCTGATAATAAAGCAGCCATTAAGTACACATCGGTGATTTGATGCAATTCTACTAAATGTTCAATTTGATTAAAATCCAACGCATTGATGACTTCAAATGGACCGGAATTCACCACATCAATATTTAGCTTTCGGATATCCGAAGCAATTACATTTTCTGTTCCGTATAGTTGTCGTAATTTTTGGGTAAGCTCCGTTCCTATTTGGCCGCAAGCGCCAATAATCAATATTTTCGTACTCATTTTTTTCTGTTTTGAAAAACAAAGATAACGTTTTCGCAAATAACATAATTTTGATGAAAATGATTATAAAAATCTTAAAATACGCTTTAAAAACATGATAAATTAAGAAATTTATCATGTTTTTACACATAAAAATTAGTGAAGCAATATTAGATTGTTATTCGATTACTGGAATTCATTATTGTAAATTTACTTTGTAACTTTGTGCTTTAATGAAATTAAAAATGAAATACAATTTAGCCGTGTTCTTTTCGCTGATTTTCCTGTTGTTGTCTTGTAAAGATGACAATCAAAAACGCATTGCCGAGAATGAAAAAGAGATGCAAAAAAGAGAAGTCATTTTCAAAAACATAGAGAAAGGTTGGGTTTTATATAATGAGCCAGTAACCGAAGCGGGAGAGAAAAGTATCGCCTCTTGGAACGAATGGAGAATATTCCTTGCAGAATTAGCCGTAAAACCGAAAAAAACGATTGGAGCTTTTCAGCAAAAATCAAAAGCGCTTTCTAAAAAAGTGACGGCTTTGGATGATAATATACCGTATGAATACAACAAACCTCAGATAAGAAGTAGGATTTCGACTTTGATTACTAAAGTTCGATTGTTGGATTTATTCATTCATTTGGATAATATTCCAGATAAAAAAGTGACGTTGTTGGTTTCAGAAATCAACTTAGAATTGGTTTCTTTACAAAGACAAATGGATAAAATTGTCGAGAAAAGTAAAATTCCAATCGAAGAGGGAGAATCTGATCTATTAAAAATGATGGATACCACAAGAGCCATTCCTAATACACCTATAATCGACCCAAATATACCACGCGTTGAGTAAAACAGCCTTATACAATACCTACGATAATTCGCCAAAAACCCAGCAAATTGTTGCTCGTTTAGTAGAAAATAATCAAGTCAAAATGCACTTAACTGGTTTGTTGGGTTCTGCATTTTCATTCGTGATTCGCTCGATTTTCAAGAAATCCGAGCTTCCTTTTTTACTAGTTTTAAACAATAAAGAAGAAGCTGCCTATTATTTGAATGACTTGGAACAAATGATTGGTGAGCAAGACGTTCTGTTTTATCCGGGCTCTTTTCGCCGTCCTTATGAAATTGAAGATACGGATAATGCCAATGTTTTGCTTCGCGCCGAAGTATTAAACCGAATCAATTCCCGCAAGAAACCCGCTGTTATTGTCACCTATCCCGAAGCCTTATTCGAGAAAGTAGTGACCCGAAAAGAATTGGATAAAAACACGTTGAAAGTTGCTGTTGGCGACAAGATTTCTATCGATTTTATAAACGAAGTTTTGTTTGAATACGAGTTCAAAAGAGTCGATTTTATTACAGAACCAGGAGAGTTTTCGGTTCGTGGAGGAATTGTTGATGTGTTTTCATTTTCGAATGATAATCCGTACCGAATCGAGTTTTTTGGAGACGAAGTGGAGAGCATTCGAACCTTTGATGTAGCCACGCAATTGTCTATTGAAACACAAAAAAAGATTACGATAATCCCAAATGTGGAAAACAAAGTTTTTCAGGAAAACCGAGAAAGTTTCTTGGATTATATTTCGGAGAAAACCGTAATTTTTATTCAGAACACCGAAGATTTTTTAGCACAATTAGACAAACAATTTGGCAAAGCCGAAGAAGCTTTCGCAAAATTGTCGCAGGAAATAAAGCGGTCTTCGCCGGAACAATTGTTTTTGAATCAAACGGAATTTATAAAAAGAGCGTTGGATTTTTCGATTGTTGAATTGAGTTCGAAAGCTATTTTTAGAACCACCAAAAAATTTGAATTTCACATTCAGCCACAACCGTCGTTCAATAAACAGTTTGATTTGTTGCTGAATAATCTGAATGAAAATCATTTTAACGGATACAAAAATTACTTATTTTGCTCGAATGACGCCCAAGCGAAACGATTTCATGATATTTTTGAAACGTTGGACGAAGCGAATTCTGAGAATATCCGCAAGCAATATCACACCGTTGTTTTGCCTTTGTACCAAGGATTTATTGACGAAGAAAATCAAATAACCTGTTACACGGACCATCAAATTTTTGAACGCTACCATAAATTCAGCATCAAAAATGGCTATTCGAAAAAACAGAATATTACTCTAAAAGAACTCACGACTTTATCCGTTGGCGATTATGTAACTCACATCGATCACGGAATTGGGCGTTTTGGAGGGTTGCAAAAAATACAAGTCGAAGGCAAAACACAAGAAGCCATCAAGCTCGTTTATGCCGATAATGATATTGTGTATGTGAGTATTCATTCACTGCACAAAATTTCAAAATACAACGGAAAAGACGGAACACCACCCAAAATTTACAAATTGGGGTCGAATGCCTGGAAGATTTTAAAACAAAAAACTAAGGCTAGAGTCAAACATATTGCATTTAATCTGATTCAGTTGTATGCCAAAAGAAGACTCGAAAAAGGATTCCAGTTTGCGCCTGACAGTTATTTGCAAAATGAACTTGAAAGTTCCTTTATTTACGAAGATACACCGGACCAAACCAAATCAACGGCAGAAGTAAAAGCCGATATGGAAAGCGATCGTCCAATGGATCGCTTGGTTTGTGGTGATGTAGGTTTTGGTAAAACGGAAGTTGCCATTCGGGCTGCATTTAAAGCAGTTGACAATAGCAAACAAGTAGCAATTTTGGTTCCTACCACTATTTTAGCCTACCAACATTTTAGAACTTTTACAGAACGATTGAAAGATATGCCGGTTTCAATTGGCTATTTGAATCGTTTTAGAACAGCAAAACAGAAAGCAGAAACACTAAAATTATTAGCCGAAGGAAAACTGGATATTGTCATTGGAACGCACCAGTTGGTCAACAAAAATGTAGTTTTCAAAGACCTTGGATTGCTGATTGTAGATGAGGAGCAAAAATTTGGTGTCAATGTAAAAGATAAACTCAAGACGATTGCTGCTAACGTGGATACATTGACACTAACAGCAACGCCAATCCCAAGAACTTTACAGTTTTCACTGATGGCAGCGCGCGATTTATCAGTAATTACGACGCCTCCGCCAAACAGATATCCTATTGAAACAAATGTAGTAGGTTTTAGTGAAGAGATGATTCGGGACGCGATTTCGTATGAGATTCAGCGAAACGGACAGGTTTTCTTCATCAATAACCGAATCGAAAATATCAAAGAAGTGGCCGGAATGATTCAGCGTTTGGTCCCAAATGCCAGAGTCGGAATTGGTCACGGCCAAATGGATGGTAAGAAACTAGAGGAATTAATGCTCGCTTTCATGAACGGAGAATTTGATGTTTTGGTGGCAACCACCATTATCGAAAGCGGATTAGACGTTCCCAATGCGAATACGATTTTTATCAATAATGCGAATAATTTTGGATTGTCTGATTTGCATCAAATGCGCGGTCGAGTAGGAAGAAGCAACAAGAAAGCGTTTTGTTATTTTATTTGTCCGCCGTATTCAGCCATGACCGATGATGCCAGAAAACGTATTCAAGCTTTGGAACAATTTAGTGAATTGGGAAGCGGATTTAATATTGCGATGAAAGATTTGGAGATTCGTGGTGCCGGAGATTTATTGGGTGGCGAGCAAAGTGGTTTTATCAATGAGATTGGTTTTGATACGTACCAAAAAATCATGAATGAAGCCATTGATGAATTGAAAGAAAATGAATTTAAGGATCTGTATCCCGAAGAAAGTAATATCGAAACGAAAGAATACGTCAAAGATTTGCAAATTGACACTGATTTTGAGTTGTTGTTTTCAGATGAATACATCAATAATGTTTCGGAGCGATTGAGTTTGTACAATGAATTAGGCGCTGTAAAGAATGAAGAAGAATTAATCATTTTCCAAAACAAATTGATTGACCGTTTTGGTCCAATGCCGCCTCGTGCCAAAGCGTTAATGAATAGTATCCGAATCAAATGGATTGCAACCCGTCTTGGAATCGAGAAATTAGTCATGAAACAAGGCAAGATGATTGGGTATTTCATTTCGGATCAACAATCAGATTATTACCAATCCAAACGCTTCAATCAAGTGTTGCAATTTGTACAAAAACATCCTAATTTATGTAAAATGAAAGAAAAGCAAACGCCGGCTGGATTGCGTCTTTTGTTGACTTTTGATAATGTAAAAAATACCAGAACAGCGCTAGAGTTTATGGAGTTGTTGGGAGGGGAATGATTAAAGTTAATTTATGATTTTAAAACCATTTAGAAAATTAAGGTTAAAAGTAGTATTGCTTTGTGGAATTTAATTTTTGAAAGTTTGAATAAAATAAAAAAGCTTCCAGCCTTTTGAGGATTGGAAGCTTTTTTATATAATAGAATTTTTATTAATTCTTCAAATCCTTAATTACTTTAAAAGCAACATCAACTTGTTCTTCGCTCACTAATATGGTGAATTCATTAGAAGTCGAAATTACTTCATTGATGATGATTCCTTCCCAAGCCAAACGTTGAAAAATGAAATAGTAAATTCCAGGAACAACAATATTTTCTTTGGGTAATTTTACCGTAATCGAAGCCAGATTGTCTAGTTTTTGAATCAATTTCTCATTAGCAAAATGCTTGTCAACTAGGTGATTGATGCTATTGCTTACCACAATATTAGTTTCATTTACGCCTCTAGATGAAGTATAAAAAATATCTGGTAGCGAATTAATATCTGTAATTAAGTCCGCTTGTTTGTTTAAAACGGTTTCCGAGGCTGCAAAAGTATAATCCGTCAAAGCGGAACGAACAGTAATTTCCCCTATGTTTTTGATGACTTTGTTAATCTTATGATTTAACCTGAAGTCTAACTCTTCTGTTAATCTTTTTAAAGCCATTACAACAGCTCCTTGTTTTACTTCTTTGCCAAATTCACTTTCTAATTCAGTCATTATATTTCTGGATAATGACGTTAAATTGATAATTCCAAGCGATAATGCATTCAATAAAAAAGGCTTTGTTTTGATGTAATTTTCTACAATAGAAGAAACAGTTTTCATAATTCCTAAGGTTTTTTAGTTAGTTAGAGGTGTAAGTTTAGTTATGTTGTGTGTTAAAAACACAGCAAATATAAATAAAAAAACAATTTGTTACAAATGTAACATCAATAAAAAGTAATTAAAAGTGATAAAAAGCATCGATAAGGTGCTCAATTACAAAAGATTTACCTTCTCTATGGATGGCAATTATGTCAAAACGGACTTCAATGTCTAAATTTCTTTCGTTGACAAATGCATCAACGGCCTTTACAAGAAGCTGGATTTTTTTGGGTTTTACAAAATCTTGTGGTAAGCCAAATTCTAATGAAGAACGGGTTTTGACTTCAATAACTGCGAGTGTATTTCCTTTTTGGGCAAGAATATCTATTTCGGCTTTTTGGAACGTCCAGTTGGTTTCCAAAATAGAATATCCGTCTTTCCTTAGAAATTCGACGGCCATTTCTTCTCCTAATTTTCCGAGTTCGTTATGTTCCGCCATTCAAAAATTTTGTTTTAAGGTTTAAAACTTCTGCAATTAAAAATCGAATTCCCTTTATTCAAAAACCAGCGTACTGCATTTTTCATTGACATTTAGAGTCACATTATTCCCTAAAATCAAGGCTCTATTGTCTTGGATATGACCTGCAGGAAAATTATACAAGACAGGAATATTGTATTTTCTAGTGACATCCTCGATAATTTCAATGGCATTTTTCCCCCACGGAATATCGTTGTCCTTCATTTTTGTCATAGAACCCACAACAATTCCTTTGATACTTTCCAGACATCCATTTCGTTTCAAATTCATCATCATGCGATCAATGTGATATAAATATTCGTCTAAATCTTCTATAAACAAGATTTTATCAGAACAGTCAATTGCGGATGGAGAACCAAACAAACTGTATAGAATCGATAAATTTCCACCTACTAATTCTCCGGTAGCTTTTCCTGGTCTGTTCATCAGGAAAGGGTCTATTTCGTACGATAATTTTTCACCAAATAACGCAATTCGCATAGTTTCTATCGCTTGCGGAGTTGCTCTTGGAGCGGTTATTGGCATGATTCCGTGAATGGATTTGAAACCCATTGTATTTAAATGATTGTGTAAAACGGTCACATCGCTAAAACCAACAATCCATTTCGGATTTTTTTTGAAGGCAGTAAAATCCAATAAATCAATCATGCGTACAGTTCCGTATCCGCCTTTTACACACCAGATTGCTTTTATATTTGGATTGTCTAGTTGCTGCTGAAAATCGGCGGCACGTTGTTCGTCAGTTCCGGCTAATTGATCGTTGTCTAAACCTATGGTGCTGCCTATGACTACTTCCAGTCCCCAACTGTGCAACAAATCGATGGCGGGTTTCAGGTTGTCATCTATATTTTTTCTGGCTGTTGCCAAAATTGCTACGGTATCTCCTTTTTGTAAACTTGGTGGTGTAATCATTTTGTATTGGGCTTGACTGTTGAAAGATTGTAAAACAAAAATAAGGGATAGAAATTTATATAAAACACGACAGCGTAATGTAAAAGTAAATCGGTTTGCATTCATGTTGTATTGTTTTTCTAAAATAATTGGAGTTATGGAGTCTTTGTAAGACAAAAACAAAGATAGACAATTAGAAAATAATTTTAAGTTCACTACCAAATGACTATTTTTACAATAAACAGATTCAAAAAAGGAATCTAATCACCGACTGGAAATAAATAACACTTATGAGAATTACGCACTGGATTCCTATTCTTTTTTTATTTTTTCCAATAGCAAAAGCTACTGCGCAACAGAAAAAATACGTCATTCATACGGTGGCATTTTACAATTTCGAAAACCTTTTTGATACCATAAATGATCCAGATACTTTTGATGAAGAATGGACGCCAATGGGTTTGCAACGTTGGACATTTGATAAATACGAAAAGAAACTGGGGAATTTAGCCCGCGTTTTATCTGAAATTGGTTCAGCTGAAAATACTGATTCGCCCACATTTATTGGCGGATGCGAGATTGAAAACCGAGGAGTTTTGGAAGATTTAGTCAAGCAACCCAAATTAATCGAGAAAGATTACGGAATCATTCATTTTGATTCGCCAGACAAAAGAGGAATCGATGTGGCGTTGTTGTACCAAAAAAAGAAATTCCAGCCCACGAGTTACAGTAATATTCCGTTGTACATTTATAAAGAAGGAACTTTCACGCAAGAAAGTTCCAAAGCCAGTTCCGAGGAAAAAACAGATGATGAATTGCAAATAAGCACCAAAAATTATCGGGTTTACACACGAGATCAGCTTTTAGTGACCGGATTTCTGGACGGAGAGGAAATTAATATCATAGTGAACCATTGGCCGTCCCGCTCTGGCGGTGAGAAAAAATCAAGTCCGTTTCGCGAAGCTGCTGGTGCTTTAAACCGAAAAATAATTGATTCCCTGCAACGCATAAATCCAAATGCAAAAGTGATTACGTTGGGTGATTTGAATGATGGTCCGTATAATAAAAGTGTCAAATTAGGGCTTGGTGCCAAAGCTAAAAAAGCAGAGGTTCAGCCATTTGGAATTTATAATCCATTCGAAGAAATGGCCAAAAAAGGATTTGGAACCATCGCATTTCGGGATGCTTGGGATGTTTTTGACCAAATAATGGTTTCAGAAACTTTACTGCAATCAGACTTTTCGAGTTTTAGATATTGGAAAGCCGGAATTTATAACAAGTCATTTTTGATACAAACCAGCGGGCAATACAAAGGCTATCCGTTGCGACATTCTAACACCGAAATTGGGTTTAGCGATCATTTCCCAGTGTATATTTATTTGATTAAGGAAAAAAAATAACGATTTATTATTTCATAACTTTACATTTAAAATAAAAATCATGGCAATTGCAAAACCTTTCAACCTCAATAAATGGATTAACGAAAACCGTCATCTCCTAAAACCACCCGTTGGTAATAGAAACTTGTACAGGGAATCCGGTGATTATATCGTAATGATTGTTGCGGGTCCAAACGCCCGAAAAGACTATCATTACAACGAAACCGAAGAGTTATTTTACCAACTTGAAGGCACCATCAAAGTGATTATTCAAGAAGATGGTGTGCGCAAAGAAATGGAATTGCGTGCCGGTGATATGTACCTTAATCCTGCTAAAATCCCGCATTCTCCGGTGCGTTCTGAAGGTTCTATTGGACTTGTCATTGAACGAAAAAGAGCTGGAAAAGGATATACGGATGGTTTATTATGGTTTTGCGATACCTGCAATCACAAGCTGCACGAGGTTTATTTTGAACTGCAGAATATAGAGAATGATTTCCTGCCTCACTTTGAGCATTTTTATAATTCAGAAAAGTTGAGAACCTGCGAAAAATGTGGCAGTATAATGGAAACAGATCCAAGATTTGTTGCCAAAAAATAATTTAATGCTGAATTTATTTCAGTATTAGGAGCTATTTACTTCGTCAGTTCGCTTCGCTCATGCCCCGCTATCCGTTCTATTTTTTGTGGTCTCGTTTTTTTACGATACCACAAAAGGATGCCACTACTATTGCGGCTAAAAAGCGTAAAATAAAAGTAGCAATGTTTAGTTTTTCACCTTAAATCAATATATTTGTAAAAAAATATAACAATTTTTAATAAAAAAGTTACAATGATAACAATAGCAGATCAATTCGGAATCAAAGAAGCCCTTAAGCAATTAGGGATTGAGGAGATAAATGAAGGAACATCAACTGGAGCAGCTAATTTTGCCAACGGAAAAATCATCGAAAGTTATTCGCCAGCAGATGGGACTTTAATTGGAAAAGTAAAAACGTCTTCTAAAGAAGATTATGAAAAAGCAATGCAAAAAGCTTCGGAAGCGTTTTTAGAATGGCGTATGGTTCCAGCTCCAAAAAGAGGTGATATCGTTCGT
Proteins encoded:
- a CDS encoding M1 family metallopeptidase, whose protein sequence is MKKIILFSFFSISFGSLLAQNTSYWQQKVDYKMEVSMDVKTYQYKGKQELVYTNNSPDTLRKVYYHLFNNAFQPGSEMDARIQSIKDPDGRMVTKVKVGDKEVKESRIKNLKPNEIGYLRISNFKQDGIVAAAKEIGTILEVTLAQPILPNSKTTFTLDFDGQVPIQIRRSGRNNAEGVELSMAQWYPKLAEFDFEGWHADPYIAREFHGVWGNFDVKITIDKNYVLGGTGYLQNKNEIGFGYQDQGVVVSVPKKTKTLTWHFNAPMVHDFTWAADKDYIHDVAKGPNGVDIHFLYKNNPKYIENWKNLQPKTVQLMEIYNKTVGEYPYKQYSVIQGGDGGMEYAMCTLILGQGTFDGLLGVTAHEMAHSWFQHVLASNESKHGWMDEGFTSFLEDFGLNEIADKKVENPFKGAYSGYFSMVNSGKELPQGTHADRFDENRVYSITSYSKGELFLTQLIYLIGKENLMKTLKKYYSDFKFKHPTPNDIKRSAERISGANLDWYLTDWTQTTNTIDYGIKEVAENAGQTKVVLERIGRMPMPIDLTVEYTDGTSESFYIPLRMMSFEKENPNPAVKRTVLSDWAWAYPTFEFNIAKPKASIKKITIDSSGLMADLKKENNTYEIK
- the mfd gene encoding transcription-repair coupling factor → MSKTALYNTYDNSPKTQQIVARLVENNQVKMHLTGLLGSAFSFVIRSIFKKSELPFLLVLNNKEEAAYYLNDLEQMIGEQDVLFYPGSFRRPYEIEDTDNANVLLRAEVLNRINSRKKPAVIVTYPEALFEKVVTRKELDKNTLKVAVGDKISIDFINEVLFEYEFKRVDFITEPGEFSVRGGIVDVFSFSNDNPYRIEFFGDEVESIRTFDVATQLSIETQKKITIIPNVENKVFQENRESFLDYISEKTVIFIQNTEDFLAQLDKQFGKAEEAFAKLSQEIKRSSPEQLFLNQTEFIKRALDFSIVELSSKAIFRTTKKFEFHIQPQPSFNKQFDLLLNNLNENHFNGYKNYLFCSNDAQAKRFHDIFETLDEANSENIRKQYHTVVLPLYQGFIDEENQITCYTDHQIFERYHKFSIKNGYSKKQNITLKELTTLSVGDYVTHIDHGIGRFGGLQKIQVEGKTQEAIKLVYADNDIVYVSIHSLHKISKYNGKDGTPPKIYKLGSNAWKILKQKTKARVKHIAFNLIQLYAKRRLEKGFQFAPDSYLQNELESSFIYEDTPDQTKSTAEVKADMESDRPMDRLVCGDVGFGKTEVAIRAAFKAVDNSKQVAILVPTTILAYQHFRTFTERLKDMPVSIGYLNRFRTAKQKAETLKLLAEGKLDIVIGTHQLVNKNVVFKDLGLLIVDEEQKFGVNVKDKLKTIAANVDTLTLTATPIPRTLQFSLMAARDLSVITTPPPNRYPIETNVVGFSEEMIRDAISYEIQRNGQVFFINNRIENIKEVAGMIQRLVPNARVGIGHGQMDGKKLEELMLAFMNGEFDVLVATTIIESGLDVPNANTIFINNANNFGLSDLHQMRGRVGRSNKKAFCYFICPPYSAMTDDARKRIQALEQFSELGSGFNIAMKDLEIRGAGDLLGGEQSGFINEIGFDTYQKIMNEAIDELKENEFKDLYPEESNIETKEYVKDLQIDTDFELLFSDEYINNVSERLSLYNELGAVKNEEELIIFQNKLIDRFGPMPPRAKALMNSIRIKWIATRLGIEKLVMKQGKMIGYFISDQQSDYYQSKRFNQVLQFVQKHPNLCKMKEKQTPAGLRLLLTFDNVKNTRTALEFMELLGGE
- a CDS encoding S8 family peptidase, yielding MNTIKPIYISAFAFLALVGCGAAKQVSNASNSELVTISAPLNISKKAPIAENDLKRWSHLDIVTDTIPGMSVDKAYAELLKGKKGVPVIVGIVDSGVDIEHEDLKSVLWTNTKEIAGNGIDDDKNGYIDDIHGWNFLGDSTKENLEYERIIKNKSLVNEATYLEAKALNDKKVADAIAGKTRSEQMLETIATSDATLVKHFGKPVYTIEEVNAIVSQEPATQKSKAAMQQMLSYGLPIAELKVAVQNQLDDQIALINGDNLKTDYRKVVGDNPDDITDTKYGNNNVMGPDKNEILHGTHVAGIVAQTRNNTLGGDGVANNVQILTVRAVPDGDEYDKDIALGIRYAVDNGAKVINGSFGKSFSPHKQWVYDAIKYAEKKDVLIVHAAGNDAKDIDYAENFPNDSEDKVTEFADNLITIGALNFEYGNKVVARFSNIGKINVDVFAPGVKIYATTPNNTYKYLQGTSMAAPNAAGVAALIRSYYPKLSAQQVKHILMDSGVAISTDVIVGGKAADTRSFTTLSKSGKIVNAYNALLMAEKMSK
- a CDS encoding L-threonine 3-dehydrogenase: MSTKILIIGACGQIGTELTQKLRQLYGTENVIASDIRKLNIDVVNSGPFEVINALDFNQIEHLVELHQITDVYLMAALLSATAEKNPAFAWDLNMNSLFHVLNLAKAGKIKKIFWPSSIAVFGPTTPKEKTPQYTIMEPSTVYGISKQAGERWCEYYHNIFGVDVRSIRYPGLISWSSPPGGGTTDYAVDIFHKALSDKTYECFLSSETKMPMMYMDDAIAATIQIMQAPVDKIKIHSSYNLAAMSFTPTEIAAEIQKHIPEFTITYEPDFRQKIADSWPASIDDAEARKDWGWKHKFDLESMTTDMLEHLK